The Alkalihalobacillus sp. TS-13 genomic interval CGTTGAAAAGTTCCAGACGTAAAAAGGATGCAGCCTATTTGGTCATTTTTTTATTCACTTGGCATGTTTTTCATTACATGAAACCCTTTCATCTGGAAAAAGATACATATAATCGAGAGAACAAACGGAATACAATCATGGAGGACTTCGCTTGGTACAAAAACGAATCGTTTTCATAGTCATCATGAATATTTTATCGGGTTGCGGGACAGCTGGGGCTGATCGAATTCCTTCTGACTCGCCTGTAACGGTCATAGAAGTAAAAGCAGAAAATTGGAAGTTCAATAAAGACATCTATAAAGTATTTGCAGATGAACCCATCACGATCAATTTCAAAAGTATTGAAGGCAAGCATGTGTTTGCTATAAAAGGGATGGAATCGATAAAAATCAAAGGGAAGGGTTCCATTAAAGAAACGTTCGAACCTGGGGAGTATCAGCTCTATTGCCCTATCGCAAATAAGAATGGCCATACGGAGATGGTTGCTACACTGATCGCTGTGGAGGAAGAATAGAAACAGCAAAAGGGGCTGACTGGTCGTCGGCCCCTTTAAGTGTCATTAGAATGATCAATTATTACTATACTGTTGTTTGAATTGCTCTGCCAGACAATAAAACAATTCCTGGTCATTGCGTTCGAGTGCATCATCAATTTTCTCTCTGAGCTTTTGTCTCTGGTGTTCAAAAAACGACTCATCAAGCAGAAGTTGGGCGGCAAGGGATACAAAATACTGTTCAGCTTTTCTCTGTCTCAATTGTGCCTGTTCTTTCATCTTAGCTTGAAAAGATGAGGTATGCTTATTCATGAGGATTCCTCCCAAACCCTTTTAGTTATTATCTAAGATATGCACTTCAATGTCAATTAGTTTTCAGAATATTACATTAATTTATTTTTTTACAAAAAGAATCTGTAGTTTATATTGTTGATTTCTGAGAAATTTACAACGAAAAGCGGAAGCGACCCGGTTAGGTACGTAGGTCACTGGAAAACGGACGAGGAGGCTCGAACCAAACAAAGACTTGGTTCTGCGTGGGCTAACTCATAAGGATGTCAATCAATGTGTTGCCGCCGCAGGAAGTTTGAAGTGATCCAAGTGACTGGTCGCTGAGCTAGACATCACTTCCCTGTATTAACCCACTTCCGCGAGACTCCTCACTTGCATAGAATCTCAACACAAAAATGAAATCATTTTCGTGTCTGCGATGAGAATTCTTAGAAGCTTTCGCGCTTCGGCGTTCACCATAAGACGTGGTGGTATTTAGTCGAAGTTCATTATTATAGTCGAATATTTTTAAAAAGAGTGGGGTCTCGCCTAACCTCCCGCAGGAGTGTCGCAAATTCCACTTAAAGAAAACTTGGCACAGCCTGTTCGATTTTTCTTTTTGTTGATAAGAATAATTAAGTACAGGTAGTAAAAAAATAAGGTCAACTAAATGGACCGGGGGTAGATTTGATGGAACGAAAACCATATTATGTCACTGTACAGGCTGGTATCCAAAATGCTGAAATACGGAGCAACAAAGGTGAGTCCAGCTATGATTTCGAAGTATATGCAACAGAAGATGAAGCCTCTTTGTTAAAGGATTTATTTGAAGAGGATGATCGAGCTGATCGGACGGGGTATATCCATTCTCACTGGTTTTCGAATGTCATTGATTCAGGTGACCGCGACAATATGATCTATGACCGCCTCCTTAATGAAATCTATCTGACCATTTATGATTTAGGGACAGAGCAGACAAAAAAGGATATTGAAGAAATGGGAATACTCGAGAAACTCAGGGAAGTGAAACCTAGCCATAATCCAACAGACCCCGACCTCCTCCAATAAACCAGGCAGTACCAATAGTGTCTGACTCTCTTTACGATTACGTGGTACAGAGGGGTTCGGGCACTTTCTTTTTTTTGTTGCAATAGGAGTAGGAACCTTCTTTTAAATAATTTGTTATTGTTCATTTCCGCAAAATTCACTCTCTTTCCGACTGGAAAACTGACGAGGAGGCTCGTCCCAAACAAAGACTTGGTTCTGCGTGGACTCACACATAAGATGTCAATACAATGTGTCGACCGCCGCATGAAGTTTGATCCAAGTGACTGGTCGCTAAGCTAGACACCACTTCCTTGTATTTACCTACTTCCGCAAGCCTCCTCACTTGACACAGGATCTCAACACAAAAGTGAAATGATTTTCGTGTCTGCGATGAAAAGTCTTAGAAGCTTTCCTTATGCTGACTTCGACGTTCACCACAGGACGTGGTGGAATTAAGTCGAAGGTCCTTTATTATAGTCGAAGATCCTTTTAAAAACATCGTGGTCTCACCTAGGCCACTTTTCCCGCAGGAGTGTCACGAATTTCGAAAAAAAGCAGCTCTTTCATGTATACTTATGAGGGATGGACATGAAAGGATTGATCTGGATGATTAGAGGAATATTGTTTGATTTGGATGGAACGCTCTTGAATCGTTCAGTCTCGTTGCATCAGTTTATCAAAGCACAATATGAAAGAAATTACGCCATGTTGACTAATGTGAAGCCTCAACATTACTTCGATGACTTTATAACTTATGATCAAAATGGGTATAACCATAAGAAAAACGTTTATCAAAGTCTTGTGGAAAAATACGAACTGGATCATCATGTGGGGGAGCTTTTGTTAGAAGATTATTATTTTCATTTCCACGAACATTGCTTACCA includes:
- a CDS encoding IDEAL domain-containing protein yields the protein MNKHTSSFQAKMKEQAQLRQRKAEQYFVSLAAQLLLDESFFEHQRQKLREKIDDALERNDQELFYCLAEQFKQQYSNN